AATAAATTTCTACGCCAATATTAAAAAGTTAATAATAAAAAAATTTGGGAGGAACTTGAGAAATGAATAAAAACAGAAAGAAAAAAGTCCTTGCGTTAGCAAGTGGATTTGCACTTGCTGCTATTGCTGCGGCAACGTTTGCTTGGTTTGCTAGTGAAGACCAAAAAACCAACCACTTTGAAGGACAAATTGCAACTGGAAAAGACATTGAAGTGGTGGAAACATTTGAACCGCCAACCGAATGGGATCCAGGTTCAGAAGTAAATAAAGATGTGGCGATTGCCAATATTGGTAAATACAAAACATTGATTCGTGTTTCTTTAACTGAATCATTGCAACTTTTGAAAGATTATCAAGCAAAACCAACTACTGGTGCTGAGCTTGAAGGAAAAACAAGTAAGGAAGTTTATGTATTGCCAGGAACGGATGCGCCGACTGGATTCACAGATTCTACTTTTGACACTGCTGGTGCACCAAAAATAACAGTAGCAGCGGGTGACTTTGCTGGAACATATACCTTGAAAGTTAAAGAAAAAGCGGAAACAGTGGGAACAAAAACGACTTATACGTATCGTTATGCGTTTGAAAAAGGCGGCGTGCTATATTATGCCAGCGGTATTGACGGATTTATTCGTAACGCATCAAATCAAATCAAAGTGAAATCAGGTACACCAACGCTTAGCTATGTATCACTAGAATACAAAGCAGCGGATGAAAAAGAATGGACGAAAGCACCAGTTTATGCGCCTACATTCACGCCAGATGGAACGTTGGTTTGGAATGCACCTGCTGCAACAGGAACTGGTAATATCCAAATTTCATTCAACAATATTACGACAGATCCTAAAGTTGCTGACAAATGGTATTTCAATGCAGCGGATGGTTACTTCTATTATACAAGTGTTCTAAATCCAGGTGTGAATACAACACAATTGATGGATGCAGTTAAATTACTAGGAACAGCAGGTAATGAGTACAGTAAATTGATCTATGACCTAACTGTAAAAGGTCAAGGAATTGCAGCTTATAAAGATGCTGTGGATGATTGGTTACCAACAGGTGTCAATGATTCTTTAGCAGAAGCTTTGAAAGCATTAGTACCTGCTAAATAAATCGGAAATAGCTATCTATATTTGAGGAGGAAGAGGGATGAAAAGAAGACGCAGGGGAAAAAAGTGGCTACTGGCAGGAGCAT
This sequence is a window from Enterococcus sp. 7F3_DIV0205. Protein-coding genes within it:
- a CDS encoding BsaA family SipW-dependent biofilm matrix protein, yielding MNKNRKKKVLALASGFALAAIAAATFAWFASEDQKTNHFEGQIATGKDIEVVETFEPPTEWDPGSEVNKDVAIANIGKYKTLIRVSLTESLQLLKDYQAKPTTGAELEGKTSKEVYVLPGTDAPTGFTDSTFDTAGAPKITVAAGDFAGTYTLKVKEKAETVGTKTTYTYRYAFEKGGVLYYASGIDGFIRNASNQIKVKSGTPTLSYVSLEYKAADEKEWTKAPVYAPTFTPDGTLVWNAPAATGTGNIQISFNNITTDPKVADKWYFNAADGYFYYTSVLNPGVNTTQLMDAVKLLGTAGNEYSKLIYDLTVKGQGIAAYKDAVDDWLPTGVNDSLAEALKALVPAK